One genomic segment of Pandoraea sputorum includes these proteins:
- the argJ gene encoding bifunctional glutamate N-acetyltransferase/amino-acid acetyltransferase ArgJ produces MAVNFPSIEASQLHAVPGVELGWAEANIRKPNRKDVLVMRLAAGSTVSGVFTTNRFCAAPVTVCKEHLAAHAGIRALVVNTGNANAGTGEPGMLATRATCDALAKLLSVSSNQILPFSTGVILEPLPVDRLVAGLPQAIANLAPAHWFEAAQSIMTTDTLPKAASRQIVIDGQTIVMTGVSKGAGMIKPNMATMLGFVGTNARVAQPVLDALVKYVADRSFNAITIDGDTSTNDSFIVAATGQTELPEIASTDTPAFAALRDALLSISQELAQLIVRDGEGATKFITVTVEGGRDVAECRQIAYAIGHSPLVKTAFFASDPNLGRILAAIGYAGVNDLDVSKIDLYLDDVLVARAGGRNADYREEDGQRVMKQSEITVRVVLGRGDAAATLWTCDLSHDYVSINADYRS; encoded by the coding sequence ATGGCCGTCAATTTCCCCTCGATCGAAGCCTCCCAACTGCACGCCGTTCCGGGCGTCGAACTGGGCTGGGCCGAAGCCAATATCCGCAAACCGAACCGCAAGGACGTGCTGGTCATGCGACTGGCTGCCGGCAGCACGGTATCGGGTGTTTTCACGACCAACCGCTTCTGCGCCGCCCCGGTGACGGTATGCAAGGAACATCTGGCCGCTCATGCGGGCATTCGCGCGCTCGTCGTCAATACGGGTAACGCCAATGCGGGTACCGGCGAGCCGGGCATGCTGGCCACGCGTGCTACTTGCGACGCGCTTGCCAAGCTGCTGTCGGTCTCGAGCAACCAGATTCTGCCGTTCTCGACGGGCGTGATTCTCGAACCGTTGCCGGTCGACCGTCTGGTCGCCGGTCTGCCGCAGGCCATCGCCAATCTCGCGCCGGCGCACTGGTTCGAAGCTGCGCAATCGATCATGACGACCGACACGCTGCCGAAGGCCGCGTCGCGTCAGATCGTGATCGACGGCCAGACGATCGTGATGACCGGCGTGAGCAAGGGCGCGGGCATGATCAAGCCGAACATGGCGACCATGCTCGGTTTCGTAGGCACGAACGCCCGCGTGGCACAACCGGTGCTCGACGCGCTGGTGAAGTACGTGGCCGACCGTTCCTTCAATGCCATCACCATCGATGGCGATACGTCCACCAACGATTCGTTCATCGTGGCCGCTACGGGCCAGACCGAGCTGCCGGAAATCGCCAGCACGGACACCCCGGCGTTCGCTGCATTGCGCGACGCGCTGCTGTCGATCTCGCAAGAGCTGGCGCAACTGATCGTGCGCGACGGCGAAGGCGCGACCAAGTTCATCACCGTGACGGTCGAAGGCGGCCGCGACGTGGCCGAGTGCCGCCAGATCGCTTATGCCATCGGTCATTCGCCGCTGGTGAAGACGGCTTTCTTTGCGTCCGATCCGAATCTGGGTCGTATTCTGGCCGCCATCGGCTATGCGGGCGTGAACGACCTCGACGTTAGCAAGATCGACCTGTATCTCGACGATGTGCTGGTGGCGCGCGCCGGTGGCCGCAACGCCGACTATCGCGAAGAAGACGGTCAGCGCGTGATGAAGCAAAGCGAAATTACGGTACGCGTAGTGCTGGGTCGCGGCGACGCGGCCGCTACGCTGTGGACGTGTGATCTCTCGCACGACTACGTGAGCATCAACGCGGATTACCGCTCCTGA